In Pseudomonas sp. Q1-7, the genomic window GACATCTACCCCAGCGGCTCCAATGGTGATCTGGAAGTGAAGATCATCGAATCCGACGGCCGCGAACGGACCTTCAAGCAGTCCTACTCCTACCTGCCGGTGATGACGCGCAAGGGCAGCCTGCGCTACGCCTTCTCGGCAGGCGAGTACCACACCGACGATCAACCCTCGCCCAAGTTCGTCCAGGGCACCACCGTCTACGGCTTGAGCGACAACGTCACCAGCTACGGCGGCCTGCTCGCGGCCGACAAATACAATGCGGTCAACGCCGGCGTGGGCCTCAACACGCCCTACGGCGGCGTGTCGGGTGACATCACCCACAGCCAGTCGGATACCCGCCGGGGCGGCAGGAACCAGGGCCAGAGTATTCGCTTCCTCTACTCCAAGACCATCAATGCCACCGATACCAACTTCACCATGGTTGGCTACCGCTATTCGACCGAGGGTTACCGCACCCTCAGCCAGCACGTCGAAGACCTGTCATCGCCCGAATACCTGAGCGGCCTCAGCTTGGGACGGCAGAAAAGCCGCCTTGACCTGACGGTGAACCAGACCCTTTTCCGCCGGAGCTCGATCTACCTCAGCGCGGGCGAAACCACCTATTGGAACCGCCAGGGCAACACTCGCCGCTGGCAGTTCGGCTACAGCGGCAGCGTGAAGGACGCCAGCTACAGTCTGGCCGTATCCCGTACCCAGGACACCGGTCCGGTGGGTCAATCCGACACCCAGTTCACCGCATCCATCAGCATTCCCCTGGGCAGCTCGCGCCGTTCGCACCGCGCCTTTGCCAGCGCCATCTCCTCGCAGCACGGCGACTCCAGCCTGCAGAGCGGCGTGTCTGGCTACCTGGATGAACAGAACACGGTCAACTATTCCGCCCAGACCAGCTACAGCAAGGACAATGGCGGCTCGGGCAGCCTCGGCCTCGGCTGGGACACCGCCAAAGCCTCCTTGAGCGCCAACTACAGCCAGGCACGGGACAACAAGCACATGGACCTGGGTGCCAGCGGCTCGGTAGTGCTCCACAGCGGCGGCGTCACCTTCGGCCAGCAGGTGGGTGAAACCTTCGCCCTGGTGGAAGTCCCGGACGTCGGCGGCGTCGGCCTCGACAGCTACAGCGCAATCCGTACCGACAGTCGTGGCTACGCCGTGGTGCCCTATGCCCAACCTTACCGCTACAACTGGGTGAACCTGGACACCACCACCCTGGGCACCGACACCGAGATCACCGAGAACTCCCAGATGATCGTGCCCACCCGTGGCGCCGTGGTGAAGAGCCGCTTCACCGCCGTCACGGGCCGCCGCCTGCAGTTCGAACTGGCCCTGGACAACGGCAAGAAGATCCCCTTTGGTGCCCAGGCCTTCGACGAGGAAGGCAAGAACCTCGGCATCGTCGACAACCTCTCGCGCCTGCTGGTATTCGGTGTCAAGGATGCGGGGCGGATAGACGTGCGCTGGGACAGCAGCACCTGCTCGGCCAGCTATAGCCTGCCGCCGGCGAACAAGGACCTGGCCTACGAACGGGTCGTCGCAGCCTGCCGCCAGTCACCCGCCAAGCCACCACTCTGACCAAGCCATCATGACCCGCAACGTTCTGAACAAATTGCTCCTGAGCAGCCTGGCCCTCACCGCCAGCCTCGCCTGGACAGACGCATTCGCCTCCCGAGCCAACTTCCCGAAATACTGCATTCAGAGGTCTCCCCACCCAACGGAGAAATTCGTCACGCTGCCCCCCCGTATCACCCTGGACGCTGCCCCGGTAGGCGGCGTGCTTGCAACGATTACGATACCCACTGGCTGGACGGAGAACGACCGCTTCTGGTGTTACGGCGGTCCACTGATAATGGTAGAGGTCGAAGGACTGAACCTGATCAAGAAGGATGACTTCTTCGAGACCAACATACCGGGCATCGCGCTCAGGACCGGATTAACGTTTACTGCAGATACCTACGTCGTCTACGCTCCCAGGGGTGTTTACCCAGTAGGGTCGAACGACTACAGCGTGCGCACCCTGACCATCCAACTCGTTCGCACCGATACCTCCGTATCCTCCGGAACCTTGCCCACCAATTTCAAGGTGAAGCTGAGCACGCGGGGCGACCCTACTCTACAGTACACCGTCACAGTTGGGGGCAACTCGGAGGTGATAAGCGAGTTGTTCAGCAGTTGCTCGGCGGTCAATGCCGTAGTGGATGTGCAAATGGGCAAAGAAAGCATCGAGAACCTCACGTCGGGCCGTGCCACCGAACGGCCATTCAATTTCGACGTGCGCTGTGAAGGCCTGAAACCCACCACCCCTCCCCCGGTGAGGGTCTATTTCGAGGGCAATTCCAGCGCCGACGGAATGCTCGCACTCTCCGGCGCGGGGACGCCGGGCGTGGCCAGCGGCATAGGCATTTCCCTGGTGGACAACAAGGGCGTCAAGCTACCCTTCGCCAAGGCGCGCCAGATCAAGATCGATCACCTGCGATCGGAACCACAAGGCGAGGTATACCGCTTCTCCGGCACCGCCAAATACGCCCTGACCTCCGGGCAAGTCAAGCCGGGCAAGGCGAATGCCACCATGACCTATGTGATCGAGTACAACTAGGCCGCCTGTAGGACTACGAGGTTGCTCACCTTGCAGGGGCGAATTCGCCCCCTGCAGCCGATCATGCAGCCAAGCCACTCCACTCGAAACCCGAGTGGTAGCCCGGATGGAGTCCGGGAAAAGCCCCACCACCGCTCCCGGATTTCATCCGGGCTGCGACTCCAAGCCCGGTTCCTAGCCCAACAGCTCCACCTCCGGCAACTGCATGGCCGCCACTTCCGCCTGGAGGAAGTCCCGCAGTCGACGCAGGCGATCCTGACCGCTGCGGGCGCGGGGCCAGACCAGGTAGTAGCTGTCGCCACTGGCCACCGCCGTGGGCCAGGGCAGGCCGATGCGCCCCTCGACCACGTCCTCGGCCACCATCACCAGATCACCGATGGACACGCCGTAGCCCCGGGCAGCGGCCACGATGCCCAGTTCCAGGGTGTCGAACACCTGGCCGCCCTTGAGCGACACCGCCTCTCCCAGGCCCATGCACTGTAGCCAGCGGCGCCAGTCGCGGCGGTCCGGCGTGGGGTGCAGCAACTCCGTAGTCTGCAGGCGCTCGATCGTCCAGGGCTCGGCAGCGGCCTTGGGCTCGCAGACCGGAATCAGCCATTCGCTGAACAGCAGCGTCACTTCCCAGTCCTGATGAAAGTGGCCGTCGCTGAGCAATACGGCGCAATCGAAGGGCTCGTGCTGGAAGTCCACCTTGTCCACATCCATCCAGGCGCTGGTGAGCTGCACTTCGATGTCGTCGTGCAAATGACGGAAGCGTGACAGCCGCGACAGCAGCCAGCGCATGGTCAGGGTGGAAGGCGCCTTCAGCCGCAGGGTGGCGTCATCCACGCGCAGGGTGATACACGCCCGCTCCAGGGCATCGAAGCCGTCACGCAGGCCGGGCAGCAGCATCCGCGCCGGTTCGGTGAGCTGCAGGCTGCGGCCCTGGCGCTCGAACAGGCGGCAGGAGAAATGCTCTTCCAGGGTGCGGATATGTCGGCTCACCGCGCTCTGGGTAATGGCCAGCTCCTCGGCGGCACGGGTGAACGAGGCGTGGCGGGCGGCGGCCTCGAAGGCACGCAGGGCGTAAAGGGGCGGCAGGCGTCGGGACATAAAGCCATCCATGAGTCAAAGTCATGCGTGGCATCATTTTTTTCCTTTTGTGCCCCTTGTTCAAGGCTCGGAAAATTGGCGAATCCCAAGCCGGTAGAGGGTATTCGCCGGCTCTCCAGGAGAGTGAGCCTTACTCATGCCGCAACGCATACGCAATGAACTGCTGGCCATCCTGCGCCTGGCCGGCCCACTGATCGCGGCCCAGTTGGCCCACGTGGTGATGGTTTTCACCGATACCGTGATGATGGGTCTGATCGGCCCCCAAGCACTGGCCGGGGGCGGTCTCGGCGCGGCCAGCTATTCCTTCGTGTCGATCTTCTGCGTCGGGGTGATCGCCGCCGTGGGCAACCTGGTCGCCATTCGCCAGGGCGCGAACGACAAGGCCGGCGCCACCCGGCTGACCCAGAGCGGCCTCTGGCTGGCCTTGGGCATGGCGCTGGGCGCCGGCCTGCTGCTGTGGAATCTGAAACCCCTGCTGCTCGCGTTCGGCCAGGCGCCGGAAAGCGTCGAGGGTGCCATGCAGTTCCTCTCCACCCTGATCTTCGCCCTGCCCGGCTACCTGGGCTTCATGGCCCTGCGCGGTTTCACCAGCGCCATCGACCGCCCGGGGCCGGTGATGGCCATCAGCATCGGCGGCGCCCTGGCCAACTTCCTGCTCAACTATGCGCTGATCCACGGCCTGTTCGGCCTGCCTCGCCTGGGCCTGGCCGGCATCGGCCTGGTGACCGCGGTGGTGATGAACGGCATGGCGTTGCTGCTCGCCTGGCATATCCTGCGCAACCCGGCCTATGTCGCCTATCCGTTGCTCAAGGGGTTGCTGCGGCCGTCCCGCGAGGCGCTGGGGGAACTGCTGCGCCTGGGGCTCCCCATCGGCGGCACCTACGCGGTGGAGTCCGGCCTGTTCGCCTTCGCCGCCCTGTGCATGGGCGCCCTGGGCAATGCCCCGCTGGCGGCCCACCAGATCGCTATCCAGTCGGTGTACGTAGCCTTCATGGTGCCGGTGGGGATTTCCTACGCGGTGACCTTTCGCATCGGTCAGCACTTTGGCGCCGGCCGGCTGGAAGACGCGCGCCGCGCCGGGCGCCTGGGTATCGGGTTCGGCGCGGGCTGCATGCTCGCCTTCGCGATGCTGTTCTGGGTTGCGCCGGAGCGGGTGGTCGGGTTGTTCATCGACCATGAGGCCGAGGAATTCCAGGGCATCGCGCAACTGGCCGTGAGCCTGCTGGCAGTGGCTGCCTGGTTCGAACTGTTCGACGGGACCCAGACGATCGCCATGGGTGCCATCCGTGGCCTCAAGGACGCCAAGACCACCTTCCTCGTGGGCCTTGTCTGCTACTGGCTGATAGGCGCACCGGCGGCCTGGCTGCTGGCCTTTCCCCTCGGCTGGGGCGCCGAAGGCGTGTGGTGGGGCCTGGCACTGGGTCTGGCCTGCGCGGCGCTGGGGCTGGCCCTGGGCTTCGAGTGGAAGACGGCGCGGTTGTTGCGGCCAGTGGACATGGGCACTCCAGCAAGGAGCCTGGCCGCTCGCTCCTGACTGTGGGGGCGATTTCAATGGCTATGTTCGCGTTAGCTGTTGTGGTTTCAGACGGAGGGCTCTAGCGCGGTTCGTTCAGGCCTCCGCGCCAGCCTGACACAGCCCTCACCCCCCGCCCCTCTCCCAGAGGTAGAGGGGTGACTCGCGCTGGCGAGGCACAAACAGTCCTGAAGCCACCAGCGGTCTGACACCAAGCAGAGAAAGGTGGGGCAGCGACCCCGCCCCTTCAGGAGGCCGAGCGGAATCGTTGCAGAGGGGGACGAGCGGCATGGATGCCGCGAGAGGCGTGCGGGGCCATGGATGGCCCCTCACGCCGTGCCCCCGGCGCAAGGATGCAGCGAGGGCACCCGACGCAGTCGGGCCGGATGCAGGGGCAAGCCATTTGGTTACTTTCGGCGACTGAGAAAGTGACTCGTCCGGGGGGACGAAACCAGAAACCTCAGCGGAACTCGGAAATCAGCTAGGCGCCAGAGCTGCTAGCAACACTTAACGCAGACAGAGCCATTTCAATCGCCAAGCGGACCGTAGGTTCGCCCCCCAAACCCGATGGGGACAGCTGTGCTGTCCTTCGCGAATGAATTCGCCCCCACAGACGAAGAGAGATTCAAGGCTCCTGGCTGGCGAACAGCGCCTGGCGCGAGCCGAACACCAGGAAACGCGCCAGCTCGGCCAGGGGCAGCGGGCGGCTGATCCAGTAGCCCTGGGCCTGGTCGCAACCGAACTGACGCAGCAGCGAGAGTTGCTCGGTGTTTTCCACACCCTCGGCCACCACTTCCAGCTTGAGGTTCTGCGCCAGGTTGATCATCGCCTTGACCAGTTGACGGTTTTCCGGCCGTTCGTGCATGCCGCCGACGAAGCTCTTGTCGATCTTCAGCAGGGCGATGGGCAGGCTGTTGAGGTGGACGAAGGAGGAGAACCCGGTGCCGAAGTCGTCCAGGGAGAAACGCACGCCCAGTTGACCGAGGGCGTCCATGGTCTGGCGAACCTGTTCGCTACGGCGCATCACGGCGGTTTCGGTGAGTTCGAACTCCAGCCAACGGGCGTCGACGCCGCGCTCGTGGATCAGCCGGCTGAGGGTGGACAGCAGTTGGCTGTCCTGAAACTGCCGGAACGACAGGTTCACCGCCATGTGCAAAGGCGGCAGGCCGCGCCCACGCAGCCACTGCATGTCGCGCAGCGCACGAGAGATCACCCAGTAGCCGAGCGGCACGATCAGGCCGCTTTCCTCCGCCAGGGGCACGAATTCGTTGGGGGTGAGCAGGCCGCGCTCGGCATGGCGCCAGCGCACCAGGGCCTCCAGGCCGAGGATAGTGCCGCTCTTCAGGCACAGCCTGGGCTGGTAATGCAGTTCCAGCTCGTCGCGACGGAGCGCCCGGCGCAGTTCGCTTTCCAGGTCGGCGCGGCTGCGGGCGCTGCGGTTGATGCGCTCGTCGAAGATGTGAAAGGTGCAGCCCTGGCTGGCCTTGGCCTGCTGCATGGCGATATGGGCATGCCACATGAGCGGGTCGGCGCCTTCGCTGGCCCGGGAGTGGGCGATCCCCAGGCTGCAGCCGAGCAGCAGGCTTTCGCCGTCCACCTGGTAGGGCTCGGCCAGGGCTTCGGCGATGCGTTCGGCCACCCGCTCGGCGCGGGCCAGGTCGCGGCGGGTATCCAGCAGCAGGGCGAACTCATCGCTGCCCAGGCGTGCCAACTGGTCGCCGGCACGCAGTTGCGCCTTGAGACGCGCCACCACCTGCAGGATCAGGCGGTCGCCGGCCTGGTAGCCCAGGGCGTCGTTGGCGTGACGGAAGTTGTCCAGGTCCAGGTGACCCAAGGCCAGGCCGCGCCCCTGGTACTCCACCAGGCGCGCCGCCAGCAGGGTCTGGAATCCCTGGCGGTTGGCGACGCCGGTGAGCGGGTCTTGCTCGGCCAGGCGTTCCAGCGCGCGCTGCAGGTTCCACCGCTCGCGGACATGGCGCACGGTGCGACGCAGGGTGTCGACACCGAGGTGTTCGCGCACCAGCCAGTCGCTGACGCCCTGGGGCGCTTCGACGGGTTCTTCCTCCAGCAGCAGGATGACCGGCAGCGGACAGCGTCCGGCAGCGGGCAGCAGTCGCGGGGTGCAGAAGAGCAGGGCACAGTCCAGGTCGTCCGCCAGGTTGCCGGCGGCGTCCCAGGATGCGGCGGTGATCAGGGGGGATGCGCTGCCCATCGCGGCCAGGCGTTGGCGGAGCAGTTCGGCCCAGGCCGGCGACTCTGCCAGCAGGAGCATGCTCACGGGCTCTTCGAGCGCAGACAAACGACCCCCTTGGTCGGATAAGGCGGCACTTTCGCGCCAGTTTGCGCCGTTTTTGGCGTCGTTCTCACCACGCATCCCTGTGCGGCCTTCCCCGATTCGCGGGTGGAGGCGAAACCATCGTACCGACTGTGCGGAATTTTCCAAGCGCAACCCGCCTGCAACAGGGGTTGCATCACAGTTGCCCGGAGGTACTTCGGTACGGCCGGGCCGGCCTGCTAGAATGCGCGGCCATTCGCCTTGATCCAGCCCCAGCATGTCCCGACTCAATCCTCGGCAGCAGGAAGCCGTGAACTATGTCGGTGGTCCGCTATTGGTGCTCGCCGGCGCAGGCTCCGGCAAGACCAGCGTGATTACCCGCAAGATCGCCTACCTGGTGCAGCAGTGCGGAATCCGCGCGCAGCACATCGTCGCGGTGACCTTCACCAACAAGGCGGCGCGCGAGATGAAGGAGCGCGTCGGCACCCTCCTGCGCGGCAGCGAAGGCAAGGGCCTGACGGTGTCCACCTTCCACAACCTCGGCCTGAACATCATCCGCAAGGAGCACACGCGCCTGGGCTACAAGCCGGGGTTCTCCATCTTCGACGAGTCGGACATCAAGGCGCTGCTGACCGACATCATGCAGAAGGAGTACGCCGGGG contains:
- a CDS encoding putative bifunctional diguanylate cyclase/phosphodiesterase, with product MSALEEPVSMLLLAESPAWAELLRQRLAAMGSASPLITAASWDAAGNLADDLDCALLFCTPRLLPAAGRCPLPVILLLEEEPVEAPQGVSDWLVREHLGVDTLRRTVRHVRERWNLQRALERLAEQDPLTGVANRQGFQTLLAARLVEYQGRGLALGHLDLDNFRHANDALGYQAGDRLILQVVARLKAQLRAGDQLARLGSDEFALLLDTRRDLARAERVAERIAEALAEPYQVDGESLLLGCSLGIAHSRASEGADPLMWHAHIAMQQAKASQGCTFHIFDERINRSARSRADLESELRRALRRDELELHYQPRLCLKSGTILGLEALVRWRHAERGLLTPNEFVPLAEESGLIVPLGYWVISRALRDMQWLRGRGLPPLHMAVNLSFRQFQDSQLLSTLSRLIHERGVDARWLEFELTETAVMRRSEQVRQTMDALGQLGVRFSLDDFGTGFSSFVHLNSLPIALLKIDKSFVGGMHERPENRQLVKAMINLAQNLKLEVVAEGVENTEQLSLLRQFGCDQAQGYWISRPLPLAELARFLVFGSRQALFASQEP
- a CDS encoding fimbria/pilus outer membrane usher protein, with the protein product MAIFRKKFNFKIAAYSGPSCLMALGLALPYITQAAEFNDEFLIRSGTPVDLKYFEQGSSILPGSYSVDIYLNQRMSRRQDVNFSASPETGEVRPVIQVGMLRDLGVDVPRLMRDNLIPANLDNNTPLDIAALVPGASVEFDVNNLALLVSIPQMYVQRQARGYVDPSLWDDGVTALFTNYQANFSHNSNHGQTSDYRYIGLRNGLNLFGWRLRNDSSLSGGTGMKNKFTSSRTFLERDIRRLKGTLSLGELYTQGDIFDSVRMRGVQLKSDIGMLPDNEIGYAPVVRGIAETNATVEVSQNGYVIYSTSVSPGAFEITDIYPSGSNGDLEVKIIESDGRERTFKQSYSYLPVMTRKGSLRYAFSAGEYHTDDQPSPKFVQGTTVYGLSDNVTSYGGLLAADKYNAVNAGVGLNTPYGGVSGDITHSQSDTRRGGRNQGQSIRFLYSKTINATDTNFTMVGYRYSTEGYRTLSQHVEDLSSPEYLSGLSLGRQKSRLDLTVNQTLFRRSSIYLSAGETTYWNRQGNTRRWQFGYSGSVKDASYSLAVSRTQDTGPVGQSDTQFTASISIPLGSSRRSHRAFASAISSQHGDSSLQSGVSGYLDEQNTVNYSAQTSYSKDNGGSGSLGLGWDTAKASLSANYSQARDNKHMDLGASGSVVLHSGGVTFGQQVGETFALVEVPDVGGVGLDSYSAIRTDSRGYAVVPYAQPYRYNWVNLDTTTLGTDTEITENSQMIVPTRGAVVKSRFTAVTGRRLQFELALDNGKKIPFGAQAFDEEGKNLGIVDNLSRLLVFGVKDAGRIDVRWDSSTCSASYSLPPANKDLAYERVVAACRQSPAKPPL
- a CDS encoding fimbrial protein gives rise to the protein MTRNVLNKLLLSSLALTASLAWTDAFASRANFPKYCIQRSPHPTEKFVTLPPRITLDAAPVGGVLATITIPTGWTENDRFWCYGGPLIMVEVEGLNLIKKDDFFETNIPGIALRTGLTFTADTYVVYAPRGVYPVGSNDYSVRTLTIQLVRTDTSVSSGTLPTNFKVKLSTRGDPTLQYTVTVGGNSEVISELFSSCSAVNAVVDVQMGKESIENLTSGRATERPFNFDVRCEGLKPTTPPPVRVYFEGNSSADGMLALSGAGTPGVASGIGISLVDNKGVKLPFAKARQIKIDHLRSEPQGEVYRFSGTAKYALTSGQVKPGKANATMTYVIEYN
- a CDS encoding NorM family multidrug efflux MATE transporter; its protein translation is MPQRIRNELLAILRLAGPLIAAQLAHVVMVFTDTVMMGLIGPQALAGGGLGAASYSFVSIFCVGVIAAVGNLVAIRQGANDKAGATRLTQSGLWLALGMALGAGLLLWNLKPLLLAFGQAPESVEGAMQFLSTLIFALPGYLGFMALRGFTSAIDRPGPVMAISIGGALANFLLNYALIHGLFGLPRLGLAGIGLVTAVVMNGMALLLAWHILRNPAYVAYPLLKGLLRPSREALGELLRLGLPIGGTYAVESGLFAFAALCMGALGNAPLAAHQIAIQSVYVAFMVPVGISYAVTFRIGQHFGAGRLEDARRAGRLGIGFGAGCMLAFAMLFWVAPERVVGLFIDHEAEEFQGIAQLAVSLLAVAAWFELFDGTQTIAMGAIRGLKDAKTTFLVGLVCYWLIGAPAAWLLAFPLGWGAEGVWWGLALGLACAALGLALGFEWKTARLLRPVDMGTPARSLAARS
- a CDS encoding LysR substrate-binding domain-containing protein; translated protein: MSRRLPPLYALRAFEAAARHASFTRAAEELAITQSAVSRHIRTLEEHFSCRLFERQGRSLQLTEPARMLLPGLRDGFDALERACITLRVDDATLRLKAPSTLTMRWLLSRLSRFRHLHDDIEVQLTSAWMDVDKVDFQHEPFDCAVLLSDGHFHQDWEVTLLFSEWLIPVCEPKAAAEPWTIERLQTTELLHPTPDRRDWRRWLQCMGLGEAVSLKGGQVFDTLELGIVAAARGYGVSIGDLVMVAEDVVEGRIGLPWPTAVASGDSYYLVWPRARSGQDRLRRLRDFLQAEVAAMQLPEVELLG